A section of the Cydia splendana chromosome 1, ilCydSple1.2, whole genome shotgun sequence genome encodes:
- the LOC134789710 gene encoding polycomb group RING finger protein 3 has translation MTMERRIKLKTLNSHITCKICRGYFIDATTVTECLHTFCKSCLVKHLEENNTCPTCDIVIHQSHPLQYISFDRTMQDIVYKLVPDLQDNELKRERSFYRVRNLPCPKDAALALGDKGGAGEEPEQPDNTDNHRKDEQVNVCLECISTSLRTLKRSFIRCSAQATITHLKKFVAKKVLNGMEKYREIDILCNDELLGKDHTLKFVYVTRWRFRDPPLRLQYRPKIDL, from the exons ATGACAATGGAAAGGAGGATAAAGCTGAAAACCCTTAACAGCCAcataacttgcaagatttgccGCGGATACTTCATAGATGCTACCACAGTCACCGAATGCTTACATACGT TCTGCAAAAGCTGCCTAGTGAAACATTTGGAGGAGAACAACACATGTCCAACATGCGACATCGTGATACACCAGTCTCACCCACTGCAGTACATCAGCTTCGACCGCACCATGCAAGACATTGTCTACAAGCTTGTACCAGACTTGCAAGACA ATGAGCTTAAACGCGAGCGCAGTTTCTACCGCGTGCGGAACCTGCCTTGCCCGAAGGATGCTGCACTGGCTCTGGGAGACAAGGGGGGTGCAGGCGAAGAGCCCGAGCAACCTGACAACACGGATAACCATAGGAAAGATGAACAG GTTAACGTCTGCCTGGAGTGTATATCGACGTCGCTGCGTACGCTGAAGCGTAGCTTCATCCGGTGCTCCGCACAGGCCACCATTACACACCTCAAGAAGTTCGTCGCCAAGAAGGTGCTCAATGGCATGGAGAAGTATAGAGAA ATTGACATTTTATGCAACGACGAGCTCCTCGGCAAGGACCATACGCTCAAATTCGTGTATGTGACTCGCTGGCGGTTCCGCGACCCGCCACTGCGGCTCCAGTACCGGCCCAAGATCGACCTATAA